In Antechinus flavipes isolate AdamAnt ecotype Samford, QLD, Australia chromosome 3, AdamAnt_v2, whole genome shotgun sequence, a genomic segment contains:
- the CAVIN3 gene encoding caveolae-associated protein 3: protein MGEGVLVTEAAERGPVHAVTVVTLLEKLNTMLEAVRERQGGLARRQGGLTGTVRRIQSGLDKLSCTYGATSTALAQLLDEAENVSTDAHAARERAVCRALQVQRLEANHELLVARGKMHVQLFKEEAEIPARAFQKEPESIGLEEKELAPEALEELEEEESSDEEPVESRAKRLRRTGLQKVQSLRRALSTRKSKGPAPPPPTPTKPPRLGPSQSVENQPETGVVVETESLELEPPRSPVEDSEAPEARETPMLQVEGAA from the exons ATGGGAGAGGGCGTGTTGGTGACTGAAGCCGCGGAGCGCGGCCCGGTGCATGCGGTGACCGTGGTGACGCTCCTGGAGAAGCTGAACACCATGCTGGAGGCGGTGCGGGAGCGCCAAGGAGGCCTGGCCCGGCGACAGGGCGGCCTAACGGGCACCGTGCGCCGCATCCAGAGCGGCCTGGACAAGCTCAGCTGCACCTACGGGGCCACCAGCACCGCGCTGGCCCAGCTGCTGGACGAGGCCGAGAACGTCAGCACGGACGCCCACGCCGCCCGCGAGCGCGCCGTCTGCCGCGCGCTCCAGGTGCAGCGGCTCGAGGCCAACCATGAGCTGCTGGTCGCCCGCGGCAAGATGCACGTCCAGCTCTTCAAG gAGGAGGCAGAAATCCCAGCCAGAGCTTTTCAGAAGGAGCCAGAATCCATAGGCCTAGAAGAAAAGGAACTAGCACCAGAAGCCCTAGAAgaattggaagaagaggaaagctCAGATGAGGAGCCAGTGGAATCCCGAGCCAAACGGCTTCGGCGTACTGGCCTGCAGAAGGTTCAGAGCCTTCGTAGGGCACTGTCCACCCGAAAGAGCAAGGGCCCTGCCCCACCTCCACCCACTCCCACCAAACCTCCCCGACTGGGCCCTAGCCAGAGTGTTGAAAATCAGCCTGAGACAGGGGTAGTGGTTGAAACAGAATCATTGGAGCTAGAGCCACCCAGGAGCCCTGTGGAAGATTCAGAGGCCCCTGAGGCTAGGGAAACTCCAATGCTTCAGGTAGAAGGTGCTGCCTAG